The Thermosynechococcus sp. genome has a segment encoding these proteins:
- the lpxC gene encoding UDP-3-O-acyl-N-acetylglucosamine deacetylase, translated as MIAASGPTALAAMTQQTLAGTAQWSGVGLHSGQWVALTLQPAPANTGRQFVRLDLEGQPVIPAQIEAVKSTQLATELVGNGASVRTVEHLLAALAIAGIDNVTIQITGPEVPVLDGSAQPWLEGIQRVGVVPQEAPRPAVILKEPVTIYQGDAFVSAIPAPELRLTYGIDFPYGAIGRQWCSFTPSELAAEVAPARTFGFAEQVDYLRSQGLIQGGSLENALVCSASGWVNPPLRFADEPVRHKLLDLWGDLALLGTPPIAHYVAYRASHHLHTQLARAIAPQMV; from the coding sequence ATGATCGCAGCCTCTGGACCGACAGCATTGGCGGCAATGACTCAACAGACCCTTGCTGGAACTGCCCAATGGTCAGGGGTGGGCTTACATTCAGGCCAGTGGGTTGCCCTCACCCTTCAGCCGGCACCCGCCAATACCGGACGCCAGTTTGTGCGCCTTGATCTGGAGGGGCAGCCCGTAATTCCTGCTCAGATTGAGGCTGTGAAATCCACTCAATTGGCAACGGAGTTGGTGGGCAATGGCGCCAGTGTGCGTACGGTTGAGCATCTCTTGGCAGCGCTGGCGATCGCCGGCATTGATAATGTCACGATTCAGATCACAGGTCCTGAGGTGCCCGTGCTCGATGGCTCGGCGCAACCTTGGCTAGAAGGCATTCAGAGGGTAGGTGTGGTCCCTCAGGAGGCCCCTCGGCCAGCAGTCATCTTAAAGGAACCTGTCACCATTTACCAAGGAGACGCCTTTGTCAGTGCCATTCCTGCTCCTGAGCTGCGCCTCACCTATGGCATTGACTTTCCCTATGGGGCGATTGGTCGGCAGTGGTGTAGTTTTACGCCCTCAGAACTAGCGGCGGAGGTCGCCCCTGCTCGCACTTTTGGTTTTGCTGAACAAGTGGACTATCTGCGCAGCCAAGGTCTGATTCAGGGGGGCAGTTTAGAGAATGCCCTTGTGTGCAGTGCCAGTGGTTGGGTCAACCCGCCGTTACGCTTTGCCGATGAACCTGTTCGCCACAAGTTACTCGATCTCTGGGGAGATTTAGCCCTCCTTGGAACACCCCCCATCGCCCATTATGTAGCCTATCGCGCCAGTCATCATCTGCATACCCAATTGGCGCGGGCGATCGCTCCCCAAATGGTTTAG
- a CDS encoding BamA/TamA family outer membrane protein produces MNNQLFLPVRMQSMGATLKTVGVAIVMGAIALGPLRPSRGQAAPTPPDNPPAETPASPTLPSAEPGPESPPAAPPLPPPVSQPATDEPQVLIAEVVVEGATPELEQLVYQVISTRPGSTTTRTQLQQDTNAIFATGFFADVNAVPSDTPLGVRITFIVRPYPVLRVVQVAGNQVLTQEKVQEIFAPQIGRSLNLRELQAGIEKINSFYRDNGYILGQVVGTPQIDPDGVVTLQVAEGVVEQVTYRFLNKEGEPTKQRTRDFVISREMDTRPGVVLNQKTVQADLRRLFELGLFEDVQVALEPGQDLRKVNLILNIKERNTGSVSAGAGYSSAAGLFGTVAFQQNNLFGRNWKFSAEAQGGTEGEFLFDVSFTDPWIKGDPYRTSYTVSAFNRLTVPYTFSNGPIDVRLANGDFPRINRLGTAVFFTRPFTQDRDQVRTAWTGSLGLQYQRVTSLDGGFTRFNTDALGNCLTFPDNGVCRGFNDLFTVQAAILRDLRNDPLRPTSGQVIRLGVDQSLPIGAGSILMNRVRGSYSFYIPVKFLRIEGPQTFAFNIQAGNIFGDLPPYESFTLGGC; encoded by the coding sequence GTGAATAACCAACTTTTTTTGCCAGTGCGCATGCAGTCAATGGGGGCTACCCTGAAAACGGTAGGAGTGGCAATAGTAATGGGGGCGATCGCCCTCGGCCCTTTGCGTCCCAGCCGTGGCCAAGCAGCCCCCACGCCTCCTGACAACCCACCAGCTGAGACCCCGGCATCCCCAACATTACCCTCGGCAGAGCCTGGGCCTGAAAGCCCTCCAGCGGCACCCCCCCTCCCCCCACCTGTGAGTCAGCCCGCCACTGATGAACCCCAAGTGTTGATTGCTGAAGTGGTGGTTGAAGGAGCCACTCCTGAACTGGAGCAATTGGTCTATCAAGTCATTAGCACTCGACCGGGCAGTACCACCACCCGCACCCAACTGCAACAGGATACCAACGCCATCTTTGCTACGGGCTTTTTTGCTGATGTCAATGCCGTCCCCAGCGATACCCCCCTCGGTGTGCGGATTACGTTTATTGTGCGCCCTTATCCGGTACTGCGAGTTGTTCAAGTAGCGGGCAACCAAGTCCTCACCCAAGAGAAAGTTCAGGAAATCTTTGCGCCGCAAATTGGCCGCAGCCTCAATCTCAGGGAGCTACAGGCTGGAATTGAAAAAATTAACAGCTTCTATAGGGATAACGGCTATATTTTGGGTCAAGTCGTTGGTACCCCCCAAATCGATCCCGATGGTGTTGTGACGTTGCAGGTGGCTGAGGGGGTGGTTGAACAGGTCACCTATCGCTTTCTGAATAAAGAAGGGGAGCCTACGAAACAGCGGACCCGCGACTTTGTAATTAGCCGCGAAATGGACACTCGACCCGGAGTAGTCCTTAACCAAAAGACAGTGCAGGCAGATTTGCGACGCCTCTTTGAACTGGGACTCTTTGAGGATGTGCAAGTTGCCCTTGAACCCGGCCAGGATCTCCGCAAGGTGAACTTGATTCTCAATATCAAAGAGCGCAATACGGGCAGTGTCTCTGCGGGGGCAGGCTATAGCTCGGCCGCAGGTCTATTTGGAACCGTAGCATTCCAGCAAAACAACCTCTTTGGCCGCAACTGGAAATTTAGTGCGGAAGCCCAAGGGGGGACTGAAGGGGAATTTCTCTTTGACGTTAGCTTCACCGATCCGTGGATTAAAGGGGATCCCTACCGCACCTCCTACACCGTCAGTGCCTTCAACCGCCTGACGGTTCCCTATACCTTCAGTAATGGCCCAATTGATGTTCGTTTGGCCAATGGGGATTTTCCGCGGATTAACCGCTTGGGCACGGCGGTCTTCTTTACCCGTCCCTTTACCCAGGATCGCGATCAGGTGCGTACCGCTTGGACCGGCTCCCTTGGCTTGCAATATCAACGCGTCACCTCCCTAGACGGCGGCTTTACCCGCTTTAATACGGATGCCTTAGGGAACTGTTTAACCTTTCCAGACAACGGCGTCTGTCGCGGCTTCAATGACCTGTTTACGGTGCAGGCGGCAATTTTGCGGGACTTGCGCAATGATCCCCTGCGTCCCACCAGTGGCCAAGTGATCCGCCTAGGCGTGGATCAGTCGCTTCCCATTGGTGCAGGGAGCATCTTGATGAATCGGGTGCGGGGTAGCTATAGCTTCTATATCCCAGTGAAGTTTCTGCGCATTGAGGGGCCGCAAACCTTTGCCTTCAATATTCAAGCAGGCAATATTTTTGGGGATTTGCCCCCCTATGAGTCCTTTACGCTTGGGGGGTGCTAA
- a CDS encoding thioredoxin family protein yields the protein MARTESTMLALGTVAPDFQLPDVVSGQTISLSTFADKNALLVMFICRHCPYVKHVQAELAKLGRDYKETGLGIVAISANDAANYPEDAPESLKAMATELGFTFPLCYDESQETAKAYTAACTPDFFLFDSDRKLVYRGQLDDSRPQNGLPVTGKDLRAAIDAVLAGQTPSEDQKPSLGCNIKWKPGNEPAYYR from the coding sequence ATGGCGCGGACAGAGTCCACAATGCTTGCCCTTGGTACTGTTGCTCCCGATTTTCAACTGCCCGATGTGGTGAGCGGGCAAACGATTTCCCTCAGCACCTTTGCCGACAAGAACGCCCTACTGGTGATGTTTATTTGTCGCCACTGTCCCTATGTGAAGCATGTCCAAGCGGAACTGGCGAAGCTGGGGCGCGACTACAAAGAGACAGGCTTAGGAATTGTGGCCATTAGTGCCAATGACGCTGCCAACTATCCCGAGGATGCCCCAGAGTCCCTGAAGGCGATGGCCACGGAGCTGGGGTTTACATTTCCCCTGTGCTACGACGAGAGCCAAGAAACAGCCAAGGCCTACACCGCAGCCTGTACACCGGATTTCTTCCTCTTTGATAGCGATCGCAAGCTTGTCTATCGCGGACAACTTGATGACAGTCGCCCCCAGAATGGTCTACCGGTGACTGGAAAAGACTTGCGTGCAGCCATTGATGCCGTGTTAGCCGGTCAAACCCCCAGCGAGGATCAAAAACCCAGTCTCGGCTGTAATATCAAGTGGAAACCGGGGAATGAACCGGCCTACTACCGCTAA
- a CDS encoding BamA/TamA family outer membrane protein has protein sequence MSPLRLGGANSVRGWEEGAIGSGRAFVQGTVEYRFPIFNIVGGALFVDGASLLGTQSSVPGQPGIVRGKPGEGLGYGAGLRVNTPLGNIRIDFGWNNEGGSAFSFGIGERF, from the coding sequence ATGAGTCCTTTACGCTTGGGGGGTGCTAACTCGGTGCGCGGTTGGGAAGAGGGGGCGATCGGTTCTGGGCGTGCCTTTGTGCAGGGGACGGTGGAGTATCGGTTCCCAATTTTTAATATTGTGGGTGGGGCGCTGTTTGTTGATGGCGCCAGTTTACTCGGTACCCAAAGCAGCGTACCCGGTCAGCCGGGGATTGTGCGCGGCAAGCCAGGAGAAGGTTTAGGCTATGGCGCAGGGTTGCGGGTGAATACGCCTTTGGGGAATATCCGCATTGACTTCGGCTGGAACAATGAAGGGGGCAGCGCCTTTAGTTTTGGTATTGGTGAACGCTTCTAG